The Deinococcus roseus genome contains a region encoding:
- a CDS encoding glycoside hydrolase family 99-like domain-containing protein, with translation MRSSVRKWIFALFLLSVGCAQQQKSAPDLKVGAWYFTAWHAGNHIHLDSTQKIYGSSDVWGGIRDHAEGKDPFGWKTDYAAREPQLGFYNQMDPAVIRQHLQWARKYNLDFFGIYWYWNSVLHAPDDINKPFQVLKEVDAQEKLPFFLAPFVLGAVTLQEWTEKVVPAFVQDARDQNYYRVFQRPLVAVLYTGLPNADLKAGMDALRSQMKKAFGQDPILLFTLYDDTATPEVLQYIFDQVGIDGFTCLHFPPHAPAEPYTETLKRWEAGSQKLAKYPHMPCISVGFDPRPWYKVGTDPLGNYNTGISAQAFRSFLPRVRTYLRQHLEKTSGHVMVYAFNEWGEGGILEPSRPLGDAYLRALSEALK, from the coding sequence ATGCGTTCCTCTGTTCGTAAATGGATTTTTGCGCTTTTTCTGCTGTCTGTGGGTTGTGCCCAGCAGCAAAAATCAGCACCAGACCTCAAGGTGGGGGCCTGGTATTTCACGGCCTGGCATGCTGGAAACCACATCCACTTGGATAGCACCCAGAAAATTTACGGCAGCTCAGACGTGTGGGGCGGCATCCGGGACCATGCTGAAGGCAAGGATCCTTTTGGCTGGAAAACCGATTATGCTGCCCGTGAACCCCAGCTGGGTTTTTACAACCAGATGGACCCAGCAGTGATCCGTCAGCACCTGCAGTGGGCCAGAAAGTACAATCTGGATTTCTTTGGCATCTACTGGTACTGGAATTCGGTGTTGCATGCGCCAGATGACATCAACAAACCCTTTCAGGTTTTAAAAGAGGTGGATGCGCAGGAGAAGCTGCCCTTTTTTCTGGCCCCTTTTGTGCTGGGCGCGGTGACCCTGCAGGAATGGACAGAAAAAGTGGTCCCGGCTTTTGTGCAGGATGCGAGAGACCAGAATTATTACCGGGTGTTCCAGAGGCCTCTGGTGGCGGTGCTTTATACAGGACTTCCCAATGCAGACTTAAAAGCGGGCATGGACGCTTTGCGTTCCCAGATGAAAAAAGCTTTTGGTCAGGATCCCATTCTGCTGTTCACCCTTTACGATGACACTGCAACCCCCGAAGTCCTGCAATACATTTTTGATCAGGTGGGCATAGACGGCTTCACCTGCCTGCATTTTCCTCCCCATGCGCCTGCAGAGCCTTACACAGAAACTCTAAAACGCTGGGAAGCGGGCAGCCAGAAACTGGCAAAGTACCCCCACATGCCCTGCATCTCGGTGGGGTTTGATCCCAGGCCCTGGTACAAAGTGGGCACCGATCCGCTGGGGAATTACAACACAGGCATCTCTGCACAGGCGTTCAGATCATTTCTGCCCCGGGTGAGAACATATCTGCGTCAGCACCTTGAGAAAACCTCCGGGCATGTGATGGTGTATGCCTTCAATGAGTGGGGTGAGGGGGGCATTCTGGAGCCTTCCAGACCTCTTGGAGATGCATATCTCAGGGCCTTAAGCGAAGCTTTAAAATGA
- a CDS encoding acyl-CoA thioesterase yields the protein MSEARMLEIIFPANTNNLGTAFGGHILSLMDKAASIAAVRHCRKTVVTVSMDSITFHVPIKVGDAVNLYAQVVKVGRTSMHIQVDVHKENLATAEQTLATSGRFVFVALDAEGKPTPVPPLEPVQD from the coding sequence ATGTCAGAAGCCCGCATGCTGGAAATCATTTTCCCTGCCAACACCAACAACCTCGGAACCGCCTTCGGGGGCCACATCCTCAGCCTGATGGACAAGGCCGCCAGCATTGCTGCCGTGCGCCACTGCCGCAAAACCGTGGTCACGGTCAGCATGGACAGCATCACCTTTCATGTGCCCATCAAAGTGGGAGATGCTGTGAACCTTTACGCCCAGGTGGTCAAGGTGGGCCGCACCAGCATGCACATCCAGGTGGACGTGCACAAAGAAAACCTTGCCACTGCAGAACAAACCCTGGCCACCTCTGGACGTTTTGTTTTTGTGGCACTGGATGCAGAAGGCAAGCCCACTCCGGTGCCCCCTCTGGAACCTGTTCAGGACTGA
- the hisJ gene encoding histidinol-phosphatase HisJ: protein MLFDSHMHTPLCKHASGTPMEYAQAALEAGLTGITFTDHMPMPEWYDAPWRMHLSELDRYVEWVQEAQQAFAGKLDIRLGLEGDYHPGTTRFVEKVLQRYPWDYVIGSIHYLGAWGFDNPEFASEYDNRDLRELYQQYYQLTTQAAQSGLFDSIGHLDLPKKFRHIQPDLTLAFETLDAVAATGMALDYNTAGYRKPIQEAYPSHDLVTEAVKRGIPFVLGSDAHKPSEVGHRFAEAVRDLEGMGGRVVSFKGRQQV, encoded by the coding sequence ATGTTGTTCGATTCACACATGCACACCCCCCTCTGCAAACACGCCTCTGGCACCCCCATGGAATACGCCCAGGCTGCCCTGGAAGCAGGTTTGACCGGAATCACCTTCACAGACCACATGCCCATGCCCGAATGGTACGACGCCCCCTGGCGCATGCACCTCTCTGAACTGGACCGCTATGTGGAATGGGTGCAGGAAGCACAACAGGCTTTTGCAGGCAAACTGGACATCCGACTGGGCCTGGAAGGGGATTACCACCCTGGAACCACGCGTTTTGTGGAAAAAGTGCTGCAGCGTTACCCCTGGGATTACGTGATTGGCAGCATCCACTATCTGGGGGCCTGGGGCTTCGACAACCCCGAATTTGCCTCTGAATACGACAACCGTGACTTGCGTGAACTGTACCAGCAGTATTACCAGCTGACCACCCAGGCAGCACAAAGTGGTCTCTTTGACTCCATTGGACACCTGGACCTGCCCAAAAAATTCAGGCATATACAACCAGACCTGACCCTGGCTTTTGAAACCCTGGACGCCGTTGCTGCAACAGGCATGGCTCTGGATTACAACACCGCGGGGTACCGCAAACCCATACAGGAAGCCTACCCCTCCCATGATCTGGTGACAGAAGCCGTCAAACGCGGCATCCCCTTTGTGCTGGGCAGCGATGCCCACAAACCCTCAGAAGTCGGGCACCGTTTCGCAGAAGCAGTGCGGGATCTGGAAGGGATGGGGGGACGGGTGGTGTCGTTTAAAGGAAGGCAGCAAGTGTGA
- a CDS encoding DNA polymerase/3'-5' exonuclease PolX, translating to MSLKDLIKTLNLTADLFELLEENAFRINSYRAAARSLEGVDDSLENLVQQKFKNVPKVGSTLAALLVEYSETGVFAPLEEAASQVPAGVLTLFRVRGLGPKKIRLLWNTGIESLEDLREACETGKIATLKGFGAKSQANILEGVIFALQSQERVHMSTALSIAELLVQNFRDMDPRLAGSVSRRLETSADVEITISCSKESTYGTLKMLSENVEPVEGYPAWKGEVQGVRVEVGYAEPEVRGAMDAVFSGSYWREKLQKAAQQQGFELSAAGLKKDGAPLFTLSEADVLEALGIADVPPEHREPEHEGLTLPAASEMITVQDIKGMLHVHSHYSDGIPSIREIIETVQQNGHEYLGMGDHSVSAFYAHGLSIERLREQMREIDELRKDGFKILKGSEVDILQDGSLDYPDDILAELDYVVASVHSHFTLSEQEQTERLIKAVSHPLVTILGHPTGRLLLRRPSYALNLDAVLEAAAANSTVIEINANAYRLDLDWREALRWRDRLKFAINTDAHVLSGLKDIRYGVAVARKAGLTPAHVINTLGYQELQDFIQKQRAARS from the coding sequence ATGAGCCTCAAGGACCTGATCAAAACCCTGAATTTGACTGCAGACCTGTTTGAACTGCTTGAAGAAAATGCCTTTCGCATCAATTCCTACCGGGCTGCGGCACGCAGTCTGGAAGGGGTGGATGACAGCCTGGAAAACCTGGTGCAGCAGAAATTCAAAAATGTGCCCAAAGTGGGCAGCACCCTGGCGGCCTTGCTGGTGGAATACTCGGAAACCGGGGTTTTTGCTCCGCTGGAAGAAGCGGCCAGTCAGGTTCCTGCTGGCGTCCTGACCCTTTTTCGGGTGCGGGGCCTGGGACCCAAGAAAATCAGGTTGTTGTGGAACACGGGAATTGAGTCTCTGGAAGACCTGCGGGAAGCCTGTGAAACCGGAAAGATCGCCACTCTAAAAGGCTTTGGGGCCAAGAGCCAGGCCAACATTCTGGAAGGGGTGATTTTTGCCCTGCAGTCCCAGGAACGGGTGCACATGAGCACCGCCCTGAGCATCGCAGAACTGCTGGTCCAGAACTTCAGGGACATGGACCCCAGGCTGGCCGGATCGGTGTCCAGGAGGCTGGAAACCTCTGCAGATGTGGAAATCACCATTTCCTGCAGCAAGGAAAGCACTTATGGCACCCTGAAGATGCTCTCTGAAAATGTGGAGCCTGTAGAAGGTTACCCTGCCTGGAAAGGGGAGGTGCAGGGGGTGCGTGTAGAGGTGGGCTACGCAGAGCCCGAAGTCAGGGGGGCCATGGACGCGGTGTTCAGTGGGTCATACTGGCGTGAGAAACTCCAGAAAGCAGCGCAGCAGCAGGGATTTGAACTCTCTGCTGCTGGACTGAAGAAGGATGGGGCTCCTCTTTTCACCCTCTCTGAGGCAGATGTGCTGGAAGCCCTGGGCATCGCAGATGTTCCCCCTGAACACCGCGAACCCGAGCATGAAGGCCTGACCCTGCCTGCTGCAAGTGAAATGATCACCGTGCAGGACATCAAAGGCATGTTGCACGTGCACAGCCATTACAGCGACGGCATCCCCAGCATCCGGGAAATCATTGAAACGGTGCAGCAAAATGGCCATGAATACCTGGGCATGGGAGACCACTCGGTCAGCGCCTTTTATGCCCACGGCCTGAGCATTGAACGGCTGCGGGAACAGATGAGGGAAATTGACGAACTGCGCAAAGACGGCTTCAAGATCCTCAAAGGCTCAGAGGTGGACATCCTGCAAGACGGCAGCCTGGATTACCCAGATGACATCCTTGCAGAGCTTGATTACGTGGTGGCCAGCGTGCACAGCCACTTCACCCTCTCTGAGCAGGAGCAGACCGAGCGCCTGATCAAAGCCGTCAGCCACCCTCTGGTCACCATCCTGGGACACCCCACCGGCAGGCTGCTGCTCAGACGGCCCAGTTACGCCCTGAACCTGGATGCTGTTCTGGAAGCCGCCGCAGCGAACAGCACCGTGATTGAAATCAACGCCAACGCCTACCGCCTGGACCTGGACTGGCGGGAAGCCCTGCGCTGGCGGGACCGCCTGAAGTTCGCCATCAACACCGATGCCCACGTGCTGAGCGGACTGAAAGACATCCGTTACGGCGTGGCCGTGGCCCGCAAAGCTGGCCTGACACCCGCACATGTGATCAACACCCTGGGTTACCAGGAGCTGCAGGACTTCATTCAGAAGCAACGTGCAGCACGCAGTTGA
- a CDS encoding response regulator — translation MNTTPKVLVIEDDGTVRRMLVRFLRLNQYVVKDATDFEEAMQTLQEEPHFDVILLDVNFPGGGGLELLPLLKNKYTDATVIVVSATEDVNVVRQLMEDGATDFVAKPFDVTMLLEHIERHLHPAS, via the coding sequence ATGAACACAACACCCAAAGTTCTGGTCATTGAAGATGATGGTACTGTTCGCCGCATGCTGGTGCGTTTTTTGCGTCTCAACCAGTATGTGGTCAAAGATGCCACCGATTTTGAAGAAGCCATGCAAACCCTGCAAGAAGAACCTCATTTTGACGTGATTCTGCTGGATGTGAATTTTCCTGGTGGAGGCGGTCTGGAACTGCTCCCCCTGCTGAAAAACAAGTACACCGATGCCACAGTGATCGTGGTGTCTGCCACGGAAGATGTCAATGTGGTCCGGCAGCTGATGGAAGATGGAGCCACCGATTTTGTGGCCAAACCCTTCGATGTGACCATGTTGCTGGAGCACATCGAACGCCACCTGCATCCTGCAAGTTAA
- a CDS encoding HD-GYP domain-containing protein, with protein sequence MNILCEAALLGWTRLLHLKQPGTLEHSERTLHLSNWLGRELGLCENQLKYLRWGALLHDIGKLGIPQDILGKPMQLSAEEFQIMQKHIEYGMRWLKPLEFLGPAREVIHHHHEKWDGSGYPLKLQQEEIPYLARIFAVVDVYDALTSNRPYRKALPQTEALGMIEARMGSHFDPAVAGIFLSRIKMHGPVH encoded by the coding sequence ATGAACATCCTCTGTGAAGCTGCCCTGCTGGGATGGACCCGTCTGCTGCACCTAAAACAGCCTGGCACCCTGGAACACAGTGAACGCACCCTGCACCTGTCAAACTGGCTGGGTCGGGAACTGGGCCTCTGCGAAAACCAGCTGAAGTACTTGCGCTGGGGTGCACTGCTGCACGACATTGGCAAGCTGGGCATTCCGCAAGACATCCTGGGCAAACCCATGCAACTGTCTGCAGAAGAATTTCAGATCATGCAAAAACACATTGAATACGGCATGCGCTGGCTGAAACCCCTGGAGTTTCTGGGACCGGCCCGGGAAGTGATCCACCACCACCACGAGAAATGGGATGGCAGCGGTTACCCCCTGAAGCTGCAGCAAGAGGAAATCCCTTATCTGGCCCGCATTTTTGCTGTGGTGGATGTGTACGATGCGCTCACCAGCAACCGTCCTTACCGCAAGGCGCTGCCCCAGACAGAAGCCCTGGGCATGATCGAAGCAAGGATGGGAAGCCATTTTGATCCAGCAGTGGCCGGGATTTTTCTTTCCAGAATAAAAATGCACGGGCCTGTGCATTAG
- the fusA gene encoding elongation factor G: MFTRQEQHLQKQKHLRNIGIAAHIDAGKTTTTERILFLTGVTHRIGNVDAGTTTTDHLPEEKARGITIAAAAIETSWKRAGETCILNVIDTPGHVDFTIEVERSMRVLDGAVAVLDASQGVEPQSETIWRQAERYRVPRIVFVNKMDKVGADHARVLQDLQEKLGAKALPVQIPIGEGVDFVGLVDLIELQAFTFEGLQAVAAALPAEALLARQKLIEGLAEVHDGMLEQYMAGSEVSAAQLRHALREVTLQELAFPVLCGSALKDKGIPMLLDAIIDFLPSPEERPVPESIPYGALSALAFKVVTDKFGKLTFVRVYSGTLRTGEYVWNASTESRERINRLVKLKAQQEMEVAVLQAGEIGAIRGLKHTLTGHTLTHEESAHVLETLHVPEPVIMVALEAANPAEQEKLSAALLRFAQEDPTLRPGTDADTGRLVLAGMGELHLEVTLERLIRESGLQVRTGAPKVAYRETLKRLVQVTYTHRKQNGGKGQFAQVTLEVTPLPEGTGFVFENRTVGGSIPRQFIPAIEKGAKLALTAGLSGFPVTDLKVAVLDGKSHSTDSNEASFMVAGQHALRQAFQDAGMVLLEPVMQLEVFTPLMFTGDVISDLQSRRATIQGLSGRGNAQWIEAQVPLAELFQYTTRLRSLTQGRAQASMKPSYHQPLPDHLALEA; encoded by the coding sequence ATGTTCACACGTCAAGAGCAACACCTTCAAAAACAAAAGCATCTTCGCAACATTGGGATTGCTGCGCACATTGATGCAGGCAAAACCACCACCACCGAACGCATCCTGTTTTTGACCGGGGTGACCCACCGCATCGGAAATGTGGATGCGGGCACCACCACCACCGATCACCTGCCTGAGGAAAAAGCCAGAGGCATCACCATTGCTGCTGCAGCCATTGAAACCTCCTGGAAGCGGGCAGGGGAGACCTGCATCCTGAATGTCATTGACACCCCCGGTCATGTGGACTTCACCATCGAGGTGGAGCGTTCCATGCGGGTGCTGGATGGTGCTGTGGCTGTGCTGGATGCCTCTCAGGGGGTGGAGCCCCAGTCCGAGACCATCTGGCGTCAGGCCGAGCGTTACCGGGTGCCCAGAATTGTTTTTGTGAACAAGATGGACAAGGTGGGTGCAGATCACGCCAGGGTGCTGCAGGATTTGCAGGAGAAACTGGGTGCAAAAGCCCTGCCTGTGCAGATCCCCATCGGAGAGGGAGTGGATTTTGTGGGTCTGGTGGACCTGATTGAGCTGCAAGCGTTCACTTTTGAAGGGTTGCAAGCTGTTGCAGCAGCACTTCCTGCCGAAGCCCTGCTTGCCCGCCAGAAACTCATTGAAGGACTGGCAGAGGTGCATGATGGCATGCTGGAACAGTACATGGCGGGTTCAGAGGTGTCTGCAGCGCAGTTGAGGCATGCCCTGCGTGAAGTGACCCTGCAGGAACTGGCTTTCCCGGTGCTGTGTGGCAGTGCCCTGAAAGACAAAGGCATTCCCATGCTGCTGGACGCCATCATCGACTTCCTGCCTTCCCCCGAAGAGCGTCCTGTGCCTGAAAGCATCCCCTATGGTGCCCTGAGTGCTCTGGCCTTCAAGGTGGTCACAGACAAATTTGGGAAACTGACGTTTGTGCGGGTGTATTCAGGAACCCTGAGAACCGGAGAATACGTCTGGAATGCCAGCACGGAGTCCAGAGAACGCATCAACCGTCTGGTCAAACTGAAAGCCCAACAGGAAATGGAAGTGGCGGTGTTGCAAGCTGGAGAAATTGGGGCCATTCGGGGTCTGAAACACACCCTGACCGGACACACCCTGACCCATGAAGAAAGTGCACATGTGCTGGAAACCCTGCATGTTCCTGAACCTGTCATCATGGTGGCTCTGGAAGCTGCAAACCCTGCAGAGCAGGAGAAACTGTCAGCAGCACTGCTGAGGTTTGCCCAGGAAGATCCCACATTGCGGCCCGGAACCGATGCAGACACGGGAAGACTGGTGCTTGCTGGAATGGGAGAACTTCATCTGGAAGTCACCCTGGAACGCCTGATCCGCGAATCGGGTTTGCAGGTCCGAACGGGAGCCCCGAAAGTGGCCTACCGGGAAACCCTGAAACGGCTTGTGCAGGTGACGTACACCCACCGCAAGCAGAACGGAGGAAAAGGCCAGTTTGCTCAGGTGACCCTGGAAGTGACCCCTTTGCCAGAAGGAACAGGCTTCGTCTTTGAGAACCGCACTGTGGGAGGCAGCATTCCCAGACAGTTCATTCCTGCCATCGAAAAAGGGGCAAAGCTGGCCCTGACAGCAGGACTTTCTGGATTTCCTGTGACCGATCTGAAAGTGGCTGTTCTGGATGGAAAATCCCACAGCACGGATTCCAACGAGGCCAGTTTCATGGTGGCCGGGCAGCACGCCCTCAGGCAGGCTTTTCAGGATGCAGGGATGGTTTTGCTGGAACCTGTGATGCAGCTTGAGGTGTTCACGCCCCTGATGTTCACAGGGGATGTGATCTCGGATCTGCAGTCCAGGCGGGCCACCATTCAGGGCCTCTCTGGCCGGGGAAACGCCCAGTGGATTGAGGCACAAGTCCCTCTTGCTGAACTCTTTCAGTACACCACCCGTTTGCGTTCCCTGACCCAGGGCAGAGCACAGGCCAGCATGAAGCCCAGCTATCATCAGCCTCTTCCAGACCATCTGGCTCTTGAAGCCTGA
- the fusA gene encoding elongation factor G: MANEYLNDFRNIGIAAHIDAGKTTTTERILYYTGRTHNIGEVHDGAATMDWMAQERERGITITAAATTAHWERFGKDYTVNIIDTPGHVDFTIEVERSMRVLDGAVAVFDSSQGVEPQSETVWRQADRYGVPRIAFANKMDKTGASFELVLGDIKERLGAIPAPIQYPMGEENDFKGIIDLVRQRAYTYTNDLGTDIKEHDIPEQFADKVEEMRAQLIEAAAEVDEAVMEKYLEGEEPTVEELVAALRKGTIAQKIFPVLCGSALKNKGVQLLLDAVIDYLPSPLEVPAIKGTTDEGGSKEFPADDKGELAALAFKIMSDPYVGRLTFVRIYSGTMKSGSYVQNTTKGKRERVGRLLKMHANQREEVQELKAGELGAVIGLKDAGTGNTLIGEDDDFVALESIEVPDPVITLAIEPKTKADQERMGVGLSKLAEEDPTFRVATDPESGQTTIAGMGELHLEILVDRLKREHKVEANVGAPQVAYRETITKAVDVEGKFVRQSGGRGQYGHVKIKAEPLPPGTGFQFENGVVGGTVPKEYIGPAQKGIEEAMQSGPLLGMPVVDLKVTIYDGSYHEVDSSEMAFKIAGSMALKEAVQKGAPAILEPVMRVEVTVPDEYMGDIIGDLNSRRGQIQGMEARGNAQIVKAFVPLSEMFGYATDMRSMTQGRASYSMFFDHYATTPTNIVNQLIKK, translated from the coding sequence ATGGCTAACGAGTACCTGAACGATTTCCGCAACATCGGAATTGCCGCGCACATCGACGCCGGTAAAACCACCACCACCGAGCGCATCCTGTACTACACCGGCCGCACCCACAACATCGGTGAAGTGCACGACGGCGCAGCCACCATGGACTGGATGGCCCAGGAGCGCGAGCGTGGCATCACCATCACCGCTGCTGCCACCACCGCCCACTGGGAGCGTTTCGGCAAGGACTACACTGTCAACATCATTGACACCCCCGGCCACGTGGACTTCACCATCGAAGTGGAGCGTTCCATGCGCGTGCTGGACGGTGCTGTTGCCGTGTTCGACTCCAGCCAGGGCGTGGAGCCCCAGTCTGAAACCGTGTGGCGTCAGGCCGACCGTTACGGGGTTCCCCGCATCGCGTTTGCCAACAAGATGGACAAGACCGGAGCCAGCTTCGAGCTGGTGCTGGGCGACATCAAAGAGCGTCTGGGAGCCATTCCTGCGCCCATCCAGTACCCCATGGGTGAAGAGAACGACTTCAAAGGCATCATTGACCTGGTTCGCCAGCGCGCCTACACCTACACCAACGACCTCGGGACCGACATCAAAGAGCATGACATCCCCGAGCAGTTCGCTGACAAAGTCGAAGAAATGCGTGCCCAGCTGATTGAAGCTGCCGCAGAAGTCGACGAAGCCGTGATGGAAAAGTACCTCGAAGGTGAAGAACCCACCGTTGAGGAACTGGTCGCCGCACTGCGCAAAGGCACCATCGCCCAGAAAATCTTCCCTGTGCTCTGCGGAAGTGCCCTGAAAAACAAAGGTGTACAACTTCTGTTGGACGCCGTGATCGATTACCTGCCCAGCCCCCTGGAAGTGCCCGCCATCAAAGGCACCACCGATGAAGGTGGCAGCAAGGAATTCCCTGCCGACGACAAAGGCGAACTGGCTGCTCTGGCGTTCAAGATCATGTCCGACCCCTACGTGGGCCGTCTGACCTTTGTGCGCATCTACTCGGGCACCATGAAGTCCGGTTCCTATGTGCAGAACACCACCAAAGGCAAGCGCGAGCGTGTCGGTCGTCTGCTGAAAATGCACGCCAACCAGCGTGAAGAAGTTCAAGAGCTGAAAGCTGGAGAACTCGGAGCCGTCATCGGTCTGAAAGACGCCGGAACCGGCAACACCCTGATCGGTGAGGACGACGATTTCGTGGCCCTGGAAAGCATCGAAGTTCCAGATCCCGTGATCACCCTGGCCATCGAGCCCAAAACCAAGGCCGACCAGGAGCGCATGGGCGTGGGCCTCTCCAAACTCGCCGAAGAAGACCCCACCTTCCGCGTGGCCACCGACCCCGAAAGCGGTCAGACCACCATCGCCGGAATGGGCGAGCTTCACCTCGAGATTCTGGTGGACCGTCTGAAGCGTGAACACAAAGTGGAAGCCAACGTGGGTGCACCCCAGGTGGCTTACCGCGAGACCATCACCAAAGCCGTTGACGTTGAAGGCAAATTCGTGCGCCAGTCCGGTGGTCGTGGTCAGTACGGTCACGTCAAGATCAAGGCCGAGCCCCTGCCCCCAGGAACCGGCTTCCAGTTCGAGAACGGTGTGGTCGGCGGAACCGTGCCCAAAGAGTACATCGGCCCAGCCCAGAAGGGCATCGAAGAAGCCATGCAGTCCGGCCCCCTCCTCGGCATGCCCGTGGTGGACCTGAAAGTGACCATCTACGACGGAAGCTACCACGAAGTGGACTCCAGCGAAATGGCCTTCAAGATCGCCGGTTCCATGGCCCTCAAAGAAGCCGTCCAGAAAGGCGCACCTGCCATTCTGGAGCCCGTCATGCGCGTGGAAGTGACCGTGCCTGACGAGTACATGGGCGACATCATCGGCGACCTGAACAGCCGCCGTGGCCAGATCCAGGGCATGGAAGCCCGTGGCAACGCACAGATCGTGAAGGCCTTTGTGCCCCTCTCCGAAATGTTCGGTTACGCCACCGACATGCGTTCCATGACCCAGGGACGTGCTTCTTACAGCATGTTCTTCGACCACTACGCCACCACCCCCACCAACATCGTCAACCAGCTCATCAAGAAATAA
- the rpsG gene encoding 30S ribosomal protein S7: MARRRRAEVREVQPDLVYQSTLVSSMINKIMRDGKKNLASRIFYGACRLIQERTGQEPLKVFMQAYDNVKPRVEVRSRRVGGSTYQVPVEVSARRAQSLAIRWMILASDSRPERTAIERVAGEILDAAQGRGGAIKKKDDVERMAEANRAYAHYRW, encoded by the coding sequence ATGGCAAGACGTCGTAGAGCAGAAGTACGCGAAGTACAACCCGATCTGGTGTACCAGTCCACCCTGGTGAGCTCCATGATCAACAAAATCATGCGCGATGGCAAAAAGAACCTGGCAAGCCGTATTTTCTACGGAGCCTGCCGTCTGATCCAGGAGCGCACCGGCCAGGAGCCCCTCAAGGTGTTCATGCAGGCTTATGACAACGTCAAGCCCCGCGTGGAAGTCCGCTCCCGCCGCGTCGGCGGATCCACCTACCAGGTGCCCGTCGAAGTCAGCGCCCGCCGTGCCCAGAGCCTGGCCATCCGCTGGATGATCCTCGCCAGCGACAGCCGTCCTGAGCGCACCGCCATTGAGCGCGTTGCCGGAGAAATCCTCGACGCAGCCCAGGGCCGTGGCGGCGCCATCAAGAAAAAAGACGACGTAGAGCGCATGGCAGAAGCCAACCGTGCTTACGCCCACTACAGGTGGTAA
- a CDS encoding antibiotic biosynthesis monooxygenase — MQEGAVTFSVSRLVRPDRIPDFEAWVKGFGEIAQKYPGHLGVGVIRPVDGAAPEYTMIIRFDSYDHFKNWQESPERQEWLDRSEPMIQGEPRMNIIPGLEYWFTPPTAPVLKTPPQHKQVVAVMLGLYPLSLLMSYIAPHWFSGMPFPVRQFFSSMVVVVLMTYVVMPSVNKWLRVWLTR, encoded by the coding sequence ATGCAAGAGGGCGCAGTGACTTTTTCCGTTTCCAGACTCGTCAGACCAGACCGCATTCCAGACTTCGAGGCCTGGGTGAAGGGCTTTGGGGAGATTGCCCAGAAGTACCCCGGACACCTGGGGGTGGGGGTGATCCGTCCGGTGGACGGGGCCGCGCCCGAGTACACCATGATCATCCGGTTTGATTCTTACGACCACTTCAAGAACTGGCAGGAGTCCCCGGAGCGCCAGGAATGGCTGGACCGCTCTGAACCCATGATTCAGGGGGAACCCAGAATGAACATCATTCCCGGTCTGGAGTACTGGTTCACGCCTCCCACGGCTCCGGTTTTAAAAACCCCTCCGCAGCACAAGCAGGTGGTGGCCGTGATGCTGGGGCTTTATCCTCTAAGTCTTTTGATGTCTTACATCGCCCCTCACTGGTTTTCGGGGATGCCCTTTCCAGTGCGGCAGTTTTTCAGTTCGATGGTGGTGGTGGTCCTGATGACTTATGTGGTGATGCCCAGCGTCAACAAATGGTTGCGGGTGTGGCTGACCCGTTGA